The Marinilongibacter aquaticus genome has a window encoding:
- a CDS encoding SusC/RagA family TonB-linked outer membrane protein, protein MRKKLPIWKILAFSLVSMYSMAQTMKIGGAVVEKDGSPLYGVNVTVTGTSNGTLTDDKGEYSITVSKGETLTFSYVGFVSQDIVVGNSNQINVTLLANDQVLEEVVVTALGIKKDKKALGYAVSEIKGDELTKARTPNMANSLVGKVAGLNISGTATGPGGSSRIVIRGNGSISGNNQPLIVVDGIPISNDNLGSAGMWGGQDRGDGISSLNPNEIESISVLKGATAAALYGSRASNGAILVTTKGGKSGDGAGVEFSSNYTVQTPLITHFDGYQYEYGMGNQGVKPTSIKEATTLNSWGAKLDGSDVIQYDGVSRPYVAQKNNIKDFYNAGSTWNNSLALSGAAKIGTYRVSMNDMNLKGIIPENTLRRQNFAANVNGNFGKRFSAVANIKYVIEKNNNRPRLSDSPGNANYSIYTMPTSLAVATMKESKYDDAGYERLWNENIYVTNPYYAAHDFSGDDDKKRVIAAFEPKFDITDWMFLKGRVGIDNFNYRFTSIEPYGTAYKPRGSYSETNRQFTEINSYLMLVVNKKLTEKFGIDALAGANFMKQNNYISNYGGSNYNIPFFYDITNIDPAARTATISDINKRINSVYGSAEFSYNDYLYLTLTARNDWFSTLAPDKNSILYPSVAASFVLSDAFTMPAAINYLKLRGSWAQAGGDTDPYNLSLYYGLAGAHLGAPLAQINGSQVPNASIQPLLSTASEFGLETKLFNSRLSIDMALYSRLTENDIVGATISQSSGFNTALFNVGKIRNNGIELLATVDIVRSGGFNWELSANYSYNKSEVLNLYQDLTTLRVDEQRTRTAYVHQDVGLPYSQVKGFDYKRNASGDIVLDGQGLPVQGDLINYGTGVPPHILGVTNSFNYKSFNFSFLIDGKFGAKLFSGTNALAARYGLSDITLQGREGGFVPEGVNENGEPNTVNVTSQAYFDRLYQIATPFVYSANFIKLRQIILGYNVPSKYMEKLPFKRASLSVVGRNLAILMKKVPNIDPESTYNNGNAQGLEFTSAPSTRSVGVNLNLSF, encoded by the coding sequence ATGAGAAAAAAATTACCAATTTGGAAAATTTTGGCTTTCTCGCTTGTGTCGATGTATTCCATGGCTCAGACCATGAAGATCGGCGGGGCGGTAGTAGAGAAAGACGGCTCCCCGCTGTATGGGGTCAATGTGACCGTGACGGGAACGAGCAACGGGACCCTGACAGACGACAAAGGCGAGTACAGCATTACGGTGTCTAAAGGCGAAACCTTGACTTTCAGTTATGTCGGTTTTGTGTCTCAGGATATCGTGGTAGGGAATTCCAACCAAATCAATGTGACCTTGCTTGCCAACGACCAAGTTTTAGAGGAAGTTGTGGTAACGGCTTTGGGCATTAAGAAAGACAAAAAAGCATTGGGTTATGCCGTGTCTGAAATCAAAGGCGATGAGCTTACAAAAGCACGTACGCCCAATATGGCCAACTCACTTGTGGGTAAGGTGGCTGGTTTGAACATCTCGGGTACGGCCACTGGACCGGGCGGCTCAAGCCGTATTGTGATTCGTGGAAACGGCTCGATTTCCGGAAACAACCAACCTTTGATCGTAGTGGACGGTATTCCGATCAGCAACGACAACTTGGGCTCTGCGGGCATGTGGGGTGGCCAAGACCGTGGTGACGGTATCTCAAGTTTGAACCCCAATGAAATCGAAAGCATTTCGGTATTGAAAGGAGCAACAGCTGCCGCACTTTACGGTTCACGTGCATCGAACGGGGCCATTTTGGTGACAACCAAAGGCGGGAAGAGCGGCGATGGTGCTGGCGTAGAATTCAGTTCGAACTACACCGTGCAAACGCCTTTGATCACGCATTTCGATGGTTATCAATATGAATACGGTATGGGGAATCAGGGTGTGAAACCTACTTCGATAAAAGAGGCCACAACCCTGAACAGCTGGGGAGCGAAATTGGATGGATCGGATGTGATTCAGTACGATGGCGTGTCTCGGCCTTATGTAGCCCAGAAAAACAATATCAAGGATTTTTACAATGCGGGTTCCACTTGGAACAACTCTTTGGCTCTTTCTGGTGCGGCTAAAATCGGCACGTACAGGGTTTCGATGAACGACATGAATTTGAAGGGTATTATTCCCGAGAATACATTGAGAAGGCAGAATTTCGCCGCCAACGTGAACGGGAATTTCGGTAAACGCTTCTCGGCTGTAGCCAATATCAAATATGTGATCGAAAAGAACAACAACAGACCAAGGCTTTCCGATTCGCCGGGTAATGCCAACTATTCGATCTACACCATGCCCACTTCTTTGGCTGTAGCCACCATGAAGGAAAGCAAATACGATGATGCAGGCTATGAGAGACTTTGGAACGAGAACATTTACGTGACCAACCCTTACTATGCTGCTCACGATTTCAGTGGTGATGACGACAAGAAAAGGGTAATTGCAGCTTTTGAGCCTAAATTCGACATTACAGATTGGATGTTCTTGAAAGGGCGTGTGGGTATCGATAATTTCAATTATCGCTTTACCTCTATCGAGCCTTACGGAACGGCCTATAAGCCAAGAGGGTCGTACAGCGAAACCAACCGCCAGTTTACAGAGATCAACTCGTATTTGATGTTGGTGGTGAATAAGAAACTGACCGAGAAGTTTGGAATCGACGCTTTGGCGGGTGCCAACTTCATGAAACAGAACAATTACATCTCGAATTACGGAGGAAGCAATTACAACATTCCTTTCTTTTACGACATCACGAATATTGATCCTGCGGCTCGTACGGCGACCATTTCCGATATCAACAAAAGAATCAACTCTGTGTATGGATCGGCCGAGTTTTCTTACAACGACTACTTGTACTTGACTCTAACGGCCCGTAATGACTGGTTCTCGACATTGGCTCCAGATAAAAACAGCATTCTTTATCCGTCTGTGGCAGCTAGCTTTGTGCTTTCGGATGCCTTCACAATGCCAGCGGCCATCAATTATTTGAAATTGAGAGGTTCTTGGGCTCAAGCGGGTGGCGATACAGATCCGTACAACTTGAGCTTGTATTATGGTTTGGCCGGAGCACATTTGGGTGCACCGCTTGCTCAGATAAACGGATCGCAAGTGCCGAATGCCAGCATTCAGCCGCTTTTGTCGACAGCCTCAGAATTTGGTCTTGAAACCAAATTGTTCAACAGCCGTTTGAGCATCGATATGGCTCTTTATTCGCGTTTGACAGAGAACGATATCGTGGGTGCGACAATTTCTCAGTCGTCGGGCTTCAATACGGCCTTGTTCAATGTGGGTAAGATCAGAAACAACGGTATCGAGCTTTTGGCTACCGTGGACATCGTACGCAGCGGTGGATTCAACTGGGAGCTATCGGCAAATTACTCGTACAACAAGAGCGAAGTGCTAAACCTTTACCAAGATTTGACCACACTTCGTGTGGATGAGCAACGTACGCGTACGGCCTATGTACACCAAGATGTGGGCTTGCCGTATTCGCAAGTGAAAGGTTTCGATTACAAACGCAATGCCAGTGGCGATATCGTGTTGGATGGACAAGGCTTGCCGGTGCAGGGCGACTTGATCAATTACGGAACGGGCGTGCCACCGCATATTTTGGGCGTAACAAACAGCTTCAACTATAAGAGCTTTAATTTCAGCTTCCTGATCGACGGTAAATTTGGTGCCAAATTGTTCTCTGGAACAAATGCCTTGGCTGCAAGATACGGCCTTTCGGATATCACTTTGCAAGGTCGCGAAGGTGGATTTGTGCCTGAAGGTGTAAACGAAAACGGAGAACCAAATACCGTGAACGTAACGTCTCAGGCGTATTTCGATAGATTGTACCAAATCGCTACACCATTTGTGTACAGTGCAAATTTCATCAAACTGCGTCAGATTATTTTGGGCTACAATGTCCCTTCTAAGTACATGGAAAAGCTGCCGTTCAAGCGTGCAAGTTTGTCTGTGGTGGGAAGAAACTTGGCCATTCTTATGAAGAAAGTGCCAAATATCGATCCAGAATCGACTTACAACAACGGAAACGCACAAGGTTTGGAATTCACTTCGGCTCCGTCGACACGCAGCGTAGGGGTGAACCTGAACTTGAGCTTTTAA
- the nhaD gene encoding sodium:proton antiporter NhaD: MIALLVLVFVVGYLGIVLEHNISIDKSSSALLTGALCWTVVAFGTDDPEFMNEELLHHLSETASILFFLMGAMTIVELIDTYDGFDIITDRITTRSQTKLLWIICLLTFFLSALLDNLTTTIVMVTLTKKLIDKDELRLLFVGIIVVAANAGGAWSPMGDVTTTMLWIGGQVSAGNIVLKLIVPSLVCMLIPVFVLSRQVKGELPKKLFSDNANQQQTQREKNIVFFTGIGGLLFVPLFKTVTHLPPFMGMLMSLGILWMVTELILKGKEEKFRHNYSVYRALEKVDMPSVLFFLGILLAVSALQTEGVLRGAAEWLSQNISNQTVTVTLIGLLSSVVDNVPLVAAAMGMYTLEQFPMDHDFWELLAFCAGTGGSALIIGSAAGVAAMGLEKVTFFWYLKKVSWLALIGYFAGIAAYIIIN, encoded by the coding sequence ATGATTGCTTTACTTGTACTCGTTTTTGTGGTAGGATATTTGGGTATTGTGCTGGAACACAATATCTCAATAGACAAGTCGTCTTCTGCCTTACTTACCGGGGCCTTATGTTGGACCGTGGTGGCTTTCGGTACCGACGACCCCGAATTCATGAATGAAGAGCTCTTGCACCACTTGAGCGAAACCGCCAGTATCCTTTTCTTCTTGATGGGAGCCATGACTATCGTAGAATTGATTGATACTTACGATGGATTTGACATTATTACCGACCGGATTACGACCAGGAGCCAAACCAAGCTGCTGTGGATTATTTGCCTTTTGACATTCTTCCTTTCGGCCCTTTTGGATAACCTTACCACCACAATTGTAATGGTGACCTTGACCAAAAAGTTGATCGATAAGGATGAACTGCGGCTTTTGTTCGTAGGGATTATCGTAGTGGCTGCCAATGCCGGAGGGGCGTGGTCGCCAATGGGTGACGTGACCACCACAATGCTTTGGATCGGTGGACAGGTTTCGGCGGGCAATATTGTGCTGAAATTGATTGTGCCGAGTTTGGTGTGTATGCTTATTCCTGTTTTTGTGTTGTCGCGACAAGTGAAAGGTGAATTGCCTAAAAAATTATTCTCCGACAATGCCAATCAACAGCAAACGCAAAGAGAAAAAAACATTGTGTTCTTTACCGGTATCGGTGGCTTGCTTTTCGTGCCTCTTTTCAAAACAGTAACCCATTTGCCTCCGTTTATGGGCATGCTTATGTCGCTGGGTATTCTTTGGATGGTGACCGAACTTATTTTGAAAGGAAAGGAGGAGAAATTCAGACACAACTATTCTGTATATCGGGCTTTGGAAAAAGTGGATATGCCGAGTGTGCTCTTTTTCTTGGGGATTTTGCTCGCCGTTTCGGCCTTGCAGACAGAAGGTGTTTTGAGAGGTGCCGCCGAATGGCTTTCGCAAAATATCAGCAACCAAACCGTAACGGTAACCCTGATAGGTTTGCTTTCTTCGGTGGTAGATAACGTGCCTTTGGTGGCCGCGGCCATGGGGATGTACACACTCGAACAGTTTCCGATGGATCACGACTTTTGGGAATTGCTGGCTTTCTGTGCGGGAACCGGTGGTTCGGCATTGATCATTGGCTCGGCCGCTGGTGTGGCCGCCATGGGATTGGAAAAGGTGACTTTTTTCTGGTATTTGAAAAAGGTTTCTTGGCTAGCTTTGATCGGTTATTTTGCAGGAATAGCCGCGTACATTATTATCAACTGA
- a CDS encoding TolC family protein: MSKKYLLSLFLFVVTAYSSLGQAKVSGADEADGLDLRDCIDYAIEHNLTLQQNRLNIENSLVKLNQSKGNRLPTVNAQTNLNSNYGRNIDPFSNQIVTKSIGTNSLGLGASYVIYNGMKLKNTVLYNEMDLQAAQKDLEAQKNTISIQVSVSYLNVLSAEDMIEVAQKNVDVTQLQLERTRKLVAAGSLPETDVFNLEAQLANDELQLVNAENQHASAFFSLKQNMNYTGTGTFNVVRVDIPKPSLSPYPESVEQVYQAAIDFLPEVEASEIREEMAARNIEIAKAAGLPTLSANASWGTTFSTAAKTYSAGETTYEPISVSAEYQGQTVPLTVNFPQQSTIASNIPYFDQLNNNKNLNVGISLQIPIFNGFNRKYQIQSAKIQEMQSQVSTQNTKLTIRQNIEQAYINMLNSAKTYSANLVQVDAQQKAFNASQASFNAGASNFVDYNIAKSNLDRANANLIQSKYDYLFRIKILDFYQNKPLSF; encoded by the coding sequence ATGTCAAAAAAATACCTTTTATCTCTGTTTCTTTTTGTGGTCACCGCCTATTCCAGCCTTGGACAGGCCAAAGTTTCTGGAGCCGACGAGGCCGATGGCCTAGACCTAAGAGACTGTATCGATTATGCTATTGAGCACAACCTCACATTGCAACAGAACAGGCTGAATATCGAGAACAGCCTTGTGAAACTGAACCAATCCAAGGGCAACAGGCTGCCTACCGTTAATGCACAAACGAACCTCAATTCGAACTACGGCCGTAACATCGATCCCTTTTCAAACCAGATCGTAACCAAATCGATCGGTACAAACTCGCTTGGCTTGGGAGCCAGCTATGTGATCTACAATGGCATGAAGCTCAAAAACACGGTTTTGTACAATGAAATGGATCTGCAAGCCGCCCAAAAAGATTTGGAAGCCCAGAAAAACACCATTTCCATTCAAGTTTCGGTCTCTTACCTCAATGTGCTTTCGGCCGAAGACATGATAGAAGTGGCTCAAAAAAATGTGGACGTGACCCAATTGCAACTCGAAAGAACCCGCAAATTGGTGGCGGCCGGCTCTTTGCCCGAAACAGACGTCTTTAATTTGGAAGCCCAGCTCGCCAACGACGAACTGCAGCTTGTCAATGCCGAAAACCAACACGCCAGTGCCTTCTTCAGCTTAAAACAAAACATGAACTATACAGGCACGGGCACTTTCAACGTGGTGCGTGTCGATATTCCCAAACCCAGCCTTTCGCCTTATCCCGAAAGCGTAGAGCAGGTTTATCAAGCGGCCATCGACTTTTTGCCCGAAGTAGAAGCCAGCGAAATCCGTGAAGAAATGGCGGCCAGAAATATTGAAATTGCAAAAGCAGCGGGCTTGCCCACGCTTTCGGCCAATGCGAGCTGGGGCACCACATTCTCCACTGCAGCCAAGACCTATTCGGCCGGCGAAACGACGTATGAGCCCATCTCGGTTTCTGCCGAATACCAAGGCCAAACGGTTCCATTGACCGTCAACTTTCCGCAGCAAAGTACGATTGCTTCGAATATTCCATATTTCGACCAGCTGAACAACAACAAAAACCTGAATGTGGGCATCTCTTTGCAAATTCCAATTTTCAACGGTTTCAACAGAAAATATCAAATTCAATCGGCAAAAATTCAGGAAATGCAATCGCAAGTGAGCACCCAAAACACCAAACTCACCATCCGTCAAAACATCGAACAAGCCTATATCAACATGCTGAATTCGGCCAAAACCTATTCTGCCAATTTGGTGCAAGTCGACGCCCAGCAAAAGGCTTTCAATGCTTCGCAGGCCAGTTTCAATGCAGGTGCCAGCAATTTTGTGGATTATAACATTGCCAAATCGAACCTCGATCGGGCCAATGCCAATCTCATTCAATCGAAATACGATTACTTGTTCCGAATCAAAATATTGGATTTTTACCAAAATAAACCCTTGTCATTCTAA
- a CDS encoding efflux RND transporter periplasmic adaptor subunit translates to MKKKSNKTWYIIGALALTFVIFILVAKKMGWIGKEEAAQVEFTKVERHNLTETVSASGKIQPEVEVKISPDVSGEIIGLYIEEGDSVSKGQLLLKIQPENYVSIVERFKAGVNQAKASAEQSKAQVFRAESQVLRAEQEFKRQQKLFEDKVTSQSDFEVAQTNFKLAKQDLEAAKANFEAAKFGISSAEANLKDASENLRKTNIYAPMSGIVSKLDVELGERVVGTSQMAGTEMLRIANLHNMEVRVNVNENDIVRVQRGDTAIIDVDAYDNMEKQFKGIITQIANTANGTGGTLNAAANSTEAVTEFEVRIKILPDSYTDLLSQNRYPFKPGMTATVDIITEQKDNVLSVPIASVTTRSGKEDKNLSDEVDNGNGMGLGAVEAAKEEEEVKEIVFIHEEGRAKIREVKTGITDTEAGTIEVLEGLKEGEEIVSGPYIEVSKRLKDGKLVEKRKEEAKKEDEAK, encoded by the coding sequence ATGAAAAAGAAATCGAACAAAACGTGGTATATAATTGGAGCTTTGGCTCTCACCTTCGTCATTTTCATTCTGGTCGCTAAAAAGATGGGTTGGATTGGAAAGGAAGAAGCCGCACAGGTGGAATTCACAAAGGTAGAACGCCACAACCTCACCGAAACCGTCTCGGCTTCAGGCAAAATCCAACCCGAGGTGGAAGTGAAAATCTCTCCCGATGTATCGGGCGAAATAATCGGCCTATATATCGAAGAAGGCGATTCGGTGAGCAAAGGCCAACTGCTTTTGAAAATCCAGCCCGAAAACTATGTGTCGATCGTCGAACGCTTCAAAGCCGGCGTAAACCAAGCCAAAGCTTCGGCCGAACAAAGCAAAGCACAAGTTTTCAGAGCCGAATCTCAAGTATTGCGGGCCGAACAAGAATTCAAAAGGCAACAAAAACTATTTGAAGACAAGGTTACTTCTCAATCTGATTTTGAAGTGGCTCAAACGAATTTCAAATTGGCCAAACAAGATTTGGAAGCCGCCAAAGCCAATTTCGAAGCTGCAAAATTTGGCATAAGCAGTGCCGAAGCCAATTTGAAAGACGCCAGCGAAAACCTAAGAAAAACCAACATATACGCTCCAATGAGCGGTATTGTCTCGAAATTGGATGTAGAATTGGGAGAACGCGTGGTGGGAACCTCGCAAATGGCCGGAACGGAAATGCTGCGTATAGCCAACCTCCACAACATGGAAGTGCGTGTAAACGTGAACGAAAACGACATTGTGCGGGTGCAAAGAGGCGATACGGCCATTATTGATGTGGATGCCTACGACAACATGGAGAAACAATTCAAGGGCATTATCACGCAGATTGCCAATACAGCCAACGGAACCGGCGGCACACTGAATGCGGCAGCCAACTCCACCGAGGCCGTGACCGAATTTGAAGTTCGCATAAAAATACTTCCCGATTCGTATACAGACCTTCTAAGCCAAAACAGGTACCCATTTAAGCCTGGAATGACGGCTACTGTAGACATCATCACCGAACAGAAAGACAATGTATTGAGCGTGCCCATTGCCAGCGTAACCACCCGCTCGGGCAAAGAAGACAAAAACCTGAGCGATGAGGTAGACAACGGAAACGGCATGGGCTTGGGTGCTGTAGAAGCTGCGAAAGAAGAGGAAGAAGTGAAAGAGATCGTCTTTATTCACGAAGAAGGGCGAGCCAAAATAAGAGAAGTAAAAACAGGCATCACCGATACCGAAGCCGGCACCATCGAAGTATTGGAAGGCCTGAAAGAAGGCGAAGAGATCGTATCCGGGCCCTATATCGAAGTGTCGAAACGCCTGAAAGATGGCAAGCTTGTGGAAAAACGCAAAGAAGAAGCCAAAAAAGAAGACGAAGCGAAGTAA